One genomic region from Streptomyces sp. Li-HN-5-11 encodes:
- a CDS encoding RidA family protein, which translates to MSQSVTSAPNTDSASDRLQALGLALPELRDNPYYVHHRTVGSSIHISGQLPYKDGWLQGQGTVGRDVELETAQDLARHAALNALAAAVQAVGDLDRVRIVQMLVFVAGTPDFGQQSQVANAASELLIEVLGENGRHARTAIGVAGLPLNSPVEIQMVCTTA; encoded by the coding sequence ATGAGCCAGTCCGTGACCTCGGCACCGAACACCGACTCGGCCTCCGATCGGCTTCAGGCCCTGGGTCTGGCCCTTCCCGAGCTCCGTGACAACCCGTACTACGTACACCACCGGACCGTGGGATCCAGCATCCACATCTCGGGCCAACTGCCCTACAAGGACGGTTGGCTGCAGGGCCAGGGCACTGTCGGCCGGGACGTCGAGCTGGAGACGGCGCAGGACCTCGCGCGCCATGCCGCGCTCAACGCGCTCGCCGCCGCTGTGCAGGCGGTGGGAGACCTGGACCGGGTCCGGATCGTGCAGATGCTGGTCTTCGTGGCCGGCACGCCGGACTTCGGTCAGCAGTCACAGGTCGCCAACGCGGCCAGTGAACTGCTCATCGAGGTACTGGGCGAGAACGGACGGCACGCCCGCACCGCGATCGGTGTCGCCGGGCTGCCGCTCAACAGTCCGGTCGAGATCCAGATGGTCTGCACCACTGCGTAG
- a CDS encoding alanine racemase, with product MNRLQRALDAVVERIDTPAPIVLVDVMQGNIDRVQGFADQRNLKVRPHVKTHKCVEIGRRQIEAGAVGITAGNVGEAEVFAAAGFDDIFLAYPIWAAGTKRARIRRLAESARLRVGVDNVAAIEALADAMGDEPDRLQVVIEVDCGARRSGAPPEAAGDLALAARKRGLVPVGVFTYPGHGGAGRDARKRAAKDQEAALTTAVRSLAGVGVTADVVSAGSTPTVEFSTSGVITEIRPGEYVFGDLNNARLGACTEDQIALFVAGTVVSDRVPGQVIVDVGNKALSKEGSPEIGYGGIAGTKAVLSKVNEYHGFLPLPDGGFRPSVGTVVPVVPNHVCPVVLGFEELIVTDSTGTSLERWPVDARGFLN from the coding sequence GTGAACCGGCTGCAACGAGCACTCGACGCTGTGGTCGAGCGGATCGACACCCCCGCGCCGATCGTGCTGGTCGACGTCATGCAGGGCAACATCGACCGCGTGCAGGGCTTCGCCGACCAGCGCAACCTCAAGGTCAGGCCGCACGTCAAGACGCACAAGTGTGTGGAGATCGGGCGACGCCAGATCGAGGCCGGCGCGGTCGGGATCACCGCAGGCAATGTCGGTGAGGCCGAGGTCTTCGCCGCGGCCGGGTTCGACGACATCTTCCTCGCCTACCCGATCTGGGCCGCGGGAACGAAGCGAGCCCGGATCCGCCGGCTCGCCGAGTCCGCCCGGCTGCGGGTCGGCGTCGACAACGTCGCGGCGATCGAGGCTCTCGCCGACGCGATGGGAGACGAACCGGACCGGCTTCAGGTCGTGATCGAGGTCGACTGTGGCGCCCGTCGTTCCGGGGCGCCGCCCGAGGCTGCGGGTGATCTCGCGCTCGCCGCCCGCAAGCGCGGTCTGGTGCCGGTCGGTGTCTTCACCTATCCCGGTCACGGCGGCGCCGGTCGGGACGCTCGCAAGCGCGCCGCCAAGGACCAGGAGGCCGCGCTCACCACCGCGGTACGCAGCCTCGCGGGCGTCGGGGTCACCGCGGACGTGGTCAGCGCCGGCTCCACTCCCACCGTGGAGTTCTCCACGAGCGGCGTGATCACCGAGATCCGTCCCGGCGAGTACGTCTTCGGAGATCTGAACAACGCCCGGCTGGGCGCCTGCACGGAGGACCAGATCGCGCTGTTCGTCGCCGGCACCGTGGTCAGCGACCGGGTCCCCGGCCAGGTCATCGTCGATGTGGGCAACAAGGCCCTCAGCAAAGAAGGAAGCCCCGAGATCGGCTACGGCGGCATCGCCGGTACGAAGGCGGTCCTGTCCAAGGTCAACGAGTACCACGGGTTCCTCCCGCTGCCGGACGGCGGGTTCCGTCCCAGCGTCGGCACCGTCGTACCGGTCGTGCCGAACCACGTATGCCCGGTCGTCCTCGGTTTCGAGGAACTGATCGTCACCGACAGCACGGGCACGTCGCTGGAGCGGTGGCCGGTCGACGCCCGCGGATTCCTCAACTGA
- a CDS encoding SDR family NAD(P)-dependent oxidoreductase: MRLNNVTALVTGAGSGIGQAVSSHFRREGARLLLTGRKERLDSAEPDDLYVPGDLNDETFVEHLAKQAAESFSTVDVVVLNHGLQATSPLTEMAYDDAKNVLESNLLSAFLVMKHFAPLMPETGGSFVCVSSRLGMVGMSGQVLYSAAKGGLIMLAKGAAIEWAPRNIRVNVVAPGLTATPIIEASIQRRPDPEAYRRERESTIPLQRLASPEEVADAVLFFASSESSYVTGSVLTVDGGYTAF; this comes from the coding sequence ATGAGACTCAACAACGTCACGGCCCTGGTGACCGGCGCCGGCAGCGGCATCGGGCAGGCGGTGAGTTCCCACTTCCGACGCGAGGGCGCGCGGCTGCTGCTCACCGGCCGCAAGGAGCGGCTCGACAGCGCTGAGCCCGACGACCTGTACGTTCCCGGAGACCTCAACGACGAGACGTTCGTCGAGCACCTGGCCAAGCAGGCCGCCGAGTCCTTCAGCACCGTCGACGTCGTCGTCCTCAACCACGGCCTGCAGGCCACCAGTCCGCTCACCGAGATGGCCTACGACGACGCGAAGAACGTGCTCGAGAGCAACCTGCTCAGCGCGTTCCTGGTGATGAAGCACTTCGCGCCGCTGATGCCGGAGACCGGCGGCTCGTTCGTCTGCGTCAGTTCACGGCTGGGCATGGTCGGCATGTCCGGGCAGGTCTTGTACTCCGCCGCCAAGGGGGGCCTCATCATGCTCGCCAAGGGCGCGGCGATCGAATGGGCCCCGCGCAACATTCGCGTCAACGTCGTCGCTCCGGGCCTGACCGCCACCCCGATCATCGAAGCGTCGATCCAGCGCAGGCCCGACCCCGAGGCCTACCGCCGCGAGCGCGAGAGCACGATCCCGCTCCAACGCCTCGCCTCCCCTGAAGAGGTCGCCGACGCGGTCCTCTTCTTCGCATCGTCGGAGTCGTCGTACGTGACCGGATCGGTCCTGACCGTCGACGGCGGGTACACCGCCTTCTGA
- a CDS encoding transporter substrate-binding domain-containing protein, with the protein MNRTPFTQEPGINLAVTRYRGHRRPARIKQGAPQFGLINNSMKEPVTYAGQDGLDKPTASGTPRCPNARPDVFSLASAIRTATHRDMSGSQHALPSARSRPMRVSRHLSVPIVTTALALALAACGASGSADTAQNAGAKTTAQGGGAGSSAEHTDDISVGVKPDPKAVKLLPAAVKARGTISVAMDLTSPPTSFMASDNKTAIGFNPDFSRLIAATLGLKLQINNIKFDTIITGLQAGRYDFTASTMGATRDRLKVLDMVDYFKAGTGVSVPYGNPQGLGTHTLCGHRVGVQSGSTQQLQWLPQLSKQDCTSKGKPAIDAVALPSVNDALTQLVSKRIDAVMYDFTGLQWAATQQPKTFDVLQPLVTTKTVTVALKKNSPLTPAVQAAIQSIIDSPKYAEALGRWGFKGLGIKTAAMGVPQD; encoded by the coding sequence GTGAACCGCACGCCGTTCACCCAGGAGCCCGGCATCAACCTCGCGGTGACCCGATATCGCGGGCACCGAAGACCGGCCCGGATCAAGCAGGGCGCCCCTCAGTTCGGCCTCATCAACAACTCGATGAAGGAACCCGTCACCTACGCGGGCCAGGACGGCCTGGACAAGCCGACCGCATCCGGCACCCCACGATGCCCGAACGCTCGGCCTGACGTGTTCTCGCTCGCCTCAGCCATCAGAACAGCCACCCACCGGGACATGAGCGGCTCCCAGCACGCTCTCCCCTCAGCAAGGAGCAGACCCATGCGAGTCAGCAGACACTTGAGCGTTCCGATCGTCACGACGGCCCTGGCCCTCGCGCTCGCCGCGTGCGGGGCGAGTGGCAGCGCGGACACCGCGCAGAACGCGGGCGCGAAGACCACGGCGCAGGGCGGGGGAGCCGGTTCGTCGGCCGAGCACACCGATGACATCTCGGTCGGCGTCAAGCCGGACCCGAAGGCGGTGAAGCTGCTGCCCGCGGCCGTCAAGGCCAGGGGCACGATCTCGGTGGCCATGGACCTGACCAGCCCGCCCACCTCGTTCATGGCGTCGGACAACAAGACCGCGATCGGGTTCAACCCGGACTTCTCCCGGCTGATCGCCGCCACGCTCGGCCTGAAGCTGCAGATCAACAACATCAAGTTCGACACCATCATCACCGGCCTGCAGGCCGGCCGCTACGACTTCACGGCCTCGACCATGGGTGCCACCAGGGACCGGCTGAAGGTGCTCGACATGGTCGACTACTTCAAGGCCGGGACCGGAGTGTCCGTCCCCTACGGCAACCCGCAGGGCCTGGGCACGCACACGCTGTGCGGGCACAGGGTCGGCGTACAGTCCGGCAGCACCCAGCAGCTGCAGTGGCTGCCCCAGCTGTCCAAGCAGGACTGCACGAGCAAGGGCAAGCCGGCCATCGACGCGGTGGCCCTGCCCAGCGTGAACGACGCTCTCACCCAGCTGGTCTCCAAGCGGATCGACGCGGTGATGTACGACTTCACCGGGCTTCAGTGGGCGGCCACCCAGCAGCCCAAGACGTTCGACGTCCTGCAGCCCCTGGTGACGACCAAGACCGTGACCGTCGCGCTGAAGAAGAACTCGCCGCTGACCCCCGCGGTGCAGGCGGCCATCCAGTCCATCATCGACAGCCCCAAGTACGCCGAGGCGCTGGGTCGCTGGGGCTTCAAGGGCCTCGGGATCAAGACCGCGGCCATGGGCGTCCCGCAGGACTGA
- a CDS encoding amino acid ABC transporter permease: protein MSPLLAEEKKRITPKRPRDYVAWVVAIAIVAGLVWTAVTNENYRWPVVFSYFTTQTILNGLLITLLLTVASMGLGTLLGLVLAVMRMSHQRPVSGLAQLYITFFRGTPVLVQLIFWFNIAALYPHISIGIPFTHISTPVNVNAIMTPMTAAVVGLTLNQAAYMSEIIRGGFASVPRGQHEAAESLGMSGFTKLRHVIIPQTMPAVIPATGNQVIGMLKETSLVSVLGVADLLQSAQTIYARTFQTIPLLIVASLWYLIMTLVLSVPQSMIERRFSRSSRVRLTPAATTAEPGAGQPVPITRESLL, encoded by the coding sequence GTGTCACCACTGCTGGCCGAAGAAAAGAAGCGGATCACGCCGAAGCGTCCGCGTGATTATGTCGCCTGGGTTGTCGCGATCGCGATCGTCGCCGGTCTGGTGTGGACGGCGGTGACGAACGAGAACTATCGCTGGCCGGTGGTGTTCAGCTACTTCACCACCCAGACGATCCTCAACGGCCTGCTGATCACGCTCCTTCTGACCGTGGCCAGCATGGGCCTGGGCACGCTGCTCGGGCTGGTGTTGGCGGTGATGCGGATGTCGCACCAGCGGCCCGTCTCCGGGCTCGCCCAGCTCTACATCACCTTCTTCCGCGGCACCCCGGTGCTCGTGCAGCTGATCTTCTGGTTCAACATCGCGGCGCTGTACCCCCACATCTCCATCGGCATCCCCTTCACCCACATCTCCACGCCGGTGAACGTGAACGCGATCATGACTCCGATGACCGCGGCCGTCGTGGGACTGACGCTGAACCAGGCCGCCTACATGTCCGAGATCATCCGCGGCGGGTTCGCCTCGGTTCCCCGCGGACAGCACGAAGCCGCGGAGTCCTTGGGCATGTCGGGGTTCACCAAGCTCCGCCATGTGATCATCCCGCAGACCATGCCGGCGGTCATTCCGGCCACCGGCAACCAGGTGATCGGCATGCTCAAGGAAACCTCGCTGGTGAGCGTGCTCGGCGTCGCCGACCTGCTGCAAAGCGCACAGACGATCTACGCCCGCACCTTCCAGACCATACCGCTGCTGATCGTCGCCAGCCTCTGGTACCTGATCATGACGCTGGTACTGAGCGTGCCGCAGTCCATGATCGAGCGCCGTTTCTCCCGCTCGTCCAGGGTGCGGCTGACCCCGGCCGCCACCACGGCCGAGCCCGGGGCCGGCCAGCCCGTTCCCATCACGAGGGAGTCCCTGCTGTGA
- a CDS encoding amino acid ABC transporter ATP-binding protein has translation MNADGTIVARKLCKSFGRHQVLRDIDLTVKAGEISCIIGPSGSGKSTLLRCINGLETVDRGVLKVNGEDFGYVEKDHAYHAVRPKRLAEQRARIGMVFQQFNLFPNMTAESNVMSGPVLVHKKNRAACREQAQELLARVGLKGCGHKYPAQLSGGQQQRVAIARALAMDPTIMLFDEPTSALDPERVGEVLAVMRDLAGNGMTMLLVTHEMGFAREVADEILFMDGGIAVERGDAREVLGNPREKRTQAFLERVL, from the coding sequence GTGAACGCCGACGGAACGATCGTCGCACGCAAGCTGTGCAAGAGCTTCGGACGTCACCAGGTCCTGCGCGACATCGACCTGACCGTCAAGGCGGGGGAGATCTCCTGCATCATCGGGCCGAGCGGATCGGGCAAATCGACCCTGCTGCGCTGTATCAACGGGCTGGAGACCGTCGACCGGGGTGTCCTCAAGGTCAACGGCGAGGACTTCGGCTACGTCGAAAAGGACCACGCCTACCACGCCGTGCGCCCCAAGCGGCTGGCCGAACAGCGCGCCCGCATCGGCATGGTGTTCCAGCAGTTCAACCTGTTCCCGAACATGACCGCCGAGAGCAACGTCATGTCCGGACCGGTCCTGGTGCACAAGAAGAACCGCGCCGCCTGCCGGGAGCAGGCACAGGAACTGCTGGCCAGGGTCGGGCTGAAGGGGTGCGGCCACAAGTACCCCGCCCAGCTCTCCGGCGGCCAGCAGCAACGCGTGGCCATCGCCCGCGCCCTCGCGATGGACCCCACCATCATGCTGTTCGACGAACCCACCAGCGCACTGGACCCCGAGCGCGTGGGCGAAGTCCTCGCCGTCATGCGCGACCTCGCCGGCAACGGCATGACCATGCTCCTGGTCACCCACGAGATGGGCTTCGCCCGCGAGGTCGCCGACGAGATCCTGTTCATGGACGGCGGCATTGCGGTCGAACGCGGAGACGCCCGCGAAGTCCTGGGCAACCCCCGCGAGAAACGCACCCAGGCCTTCCTCGAAAGGGTGCTGTAG
- a CDS encoding aldehyde dehydrogenase family protein produces MTDMLSAPSWESAILESVPRGFLAHDWQPATGGRTFEVRNPATEEVIATVADCGPQGIADAFAAAMAERMAAIRVGPPDLEDTELGPLADHRAVDKVRHLVEDAVARGAVVIGKADIPDGPGHYAAPTVLDHVPADAAIMHEEVFGPVAAIHRFSTETEAIAVANNTEHGLASYVMTSHIDRARRVAARLQAGMVGINRGLVSEVAAPFGGVKQSGLGREGGPEGLHEYQQLKYLSLPGFNA; encoded by the coding sequence ATGACTGACATGCTTAGCGCTCCCTCGTGGGAGTCGGCAATCCTTGAATCCGTTCCCCGTGGCTTCCTCGCCCACGACTGGCAACCCGCCACCGGCGGTCGCACCTTCGAGGTGCGCAACCCCGCAACCGAAGAAGTCATAGCCACCGTCGCCGACTGCGGCCCACAGGGAATCGCCGACGCGTTCGCCGCGGCGATGGCCGAACGGATGGCCGCGATCCGGGTGGGCCCCCCGGACCTGGAGGACACCGAGCTCGGCCCGCTGGCCGACCACCGTGCGGTGGACAAGGTCCGCCACCTCGTCGAGGACGCCGTGGCCCGTGGTGCCGTCGTCATCGGCAAGGCGGACATCCCCGACGGGCCGGGCCACTACGCGGCCCCGACCGTGCTGGACCACGTCCCCGCCGACGCCGCGATCATGCACGAGGAGGTCTTCGGCCCCGTCGCCGCCATCCACCGGTTCTCCACCGAGACCGAGGCCATCGCGGTGGCCAACAACACCGAGCACGGCCTCGCGTCGTACGTGATGACGTCCCACATCGACCGCGCCCGCCGGGTCGCCGCCCGTCTGCAGGCCGGAATGGTCGGCATCAACCGCGGCCTGGTCTCCGAGGTCGCGGCGCCCTTCGGCGGGGTCAAGCAGTCCGGCCTGGGCCGTGAGGGAGGACCCGAAGGCCTCCACGAGTACCAGCAGCTCAAGTACCTGTCTCTGCCCGGCTTCAACGCCTGA
- a CDS encoding Lrp/AsnC family transcriptional regulator: protein MDATDEKIIAELTRNARISHSELAGKVLLSRNAVRQRIERLERQGRIAGYTIVRAGDDTGNAVSALVLVYRQDRMRGGDVLAALKRIPEVVICEILSGEFDIMVRLEAVSLERVRSIWEDIATMPGVRDTVTALTLSSVVNRSRGKWSSTARG, encoded by the coding sequence GTGGACGCCACCGACGAGAAGATCATCGCCGAGCTGACCCGCAACGCCCGCATCTCGCACTCCGAACTGGCCGGCAAGGTGCTGCTGTCCCGCAATGCGGTGCGCCAGCGCATCGAACGGCTGGAGCGCCAGGGCCGCATCGCCGGCTACACCATCGTCCGCGCCGGCGACGACACCGGCAATGCCGTCTCGGCGCTCGTACTCGTCTACCGCCAGGACCGCATGCGCGGCGGTGACGTCCTGGCCGCACTCAAACGCATCCCCGAGGTCGTCATCTGCGAGATCCTCAGCGGCGAGTTCGACATCATGGTGCGCCTGGAAGCGGTCTCGCTGGAACGCGTACGGAGCATCTGGGAGGACATCGCCACGATGCCCGGCGTACGGGACACGGTCACCGCGCTCACCCTCTCCAGCGTCGTCAACCGATCGCGAGGAAAGTGGAGTTCTACGGCACGGGGGTGA
- a CDS encoding HipA family kinase: MLREVTATRYIAPLREGGSLPGLVEADDLGTYVVKFTGSAQGRKALVAEVIVGELARALGLRFPELVLVRFDPALAAHEPHQEVRDLLNASSGTNLGMDYLPGARDFTPEIAKTFPVDALEAGRIVWLDALTVNVDRTVHSSNLVVWPTLGTAPARLWLIDHGAALVFHHRWDASDPAKAYDFRHHALGPHGPDVRAADAELAPRVTGELLRDVVAEVPDAWLMEEPGFATPDEARHAYVGYLAARVRASKEWLPADFPSREQLAAEEAARAERTQRGRPGWLKRVPDLHGRPAAEQDWSVHLD; this comes from the coding sequence ATGCTAAGAGAGGTCACCGCGACCCGCTACATCGCACCCTTGCGCGAGGGCGGCTCACTGCCGGGGCTGGTCGAGGCCGACGACCTCGGGACGTACGTCGTGAAGTTCACCGGCTCCGCGCAGGGGCGCAAGGCGCTGGTCGCCGAGGTGATCGTGGGGGAGTTGGCCCGTGCCCTCGGGCTGCGGTTCCCGGAGTTGGTCCTCGTCCGCTTCGACCCCGCCCTCGCCGCGCACGAACCGCACCAGGAAGTACGGGACCTGCTCAATGCCAGCTCAGGGACGAACCTCGGCATGGACTATCTGCCGGGCGCCCGTGACTTCACCCCGGAGATCGCGAAGACGTTCCCGGTGGACGCGCTGGAGGCGGGCCGGATCGTCTGGCTCGACGCGCTGACGGTGAACGTGGACCGTACCGTCCACAGCTCCAACCTGGTGGTCTGGCCGACGCTCGGCACCGCGCCCGCGCGCCTGTGGCTCATCGACCACGGTGCGGCCCTCGTCTTCCATCACCGCTGGGACGCCTCGGACCCCGCGAAGGCCTACGACTTCCGCCACCACGCCCTCGGCCCCCACGGGCCCGACGTCCGGGCCGCCGACGCCGAACTGGCGCCCAGGGTCACCGGGGAACTGCTCCGGGACGTCGTGGCGGAGGTGCCGGACGCCTGGCTCATGGAGGAACCCGGTTTCGCCACACCCGACGAGGCCCGCCACGCCTACGTCGGCTATCTCGCCGCGCGGGTACGGGCGTCGAAGGAGTGGCTGCCGGCCGACTTCCCGAGCCGGGAGCAACTCGCGGCGGAGGAGGCCGCCCGCGCGGAGCGGACCCAGCGGGGCCGGCCCGGCTGGCTCAAGCGGGTTCCCGACCTGCACGGCAGGCCGGCCGCCGAACAGGACTGGTCGGTCCACCTCGACTGA
- the aceB gene encoding malate synthase A, which produces MSAPAPSPLAIVDAEPLPRQEEVLSDAALAFVAELHRRFTPRRDELLGRRAQRRAEIARTSTLDFLPETAAVRADDSWKVAPAPEALNDRRVEITGPTDRKMTINALNSGARVWLADFEDASAPTWENVVLGQLNLIDAYARRIDFTDPGSGKSYALRPNDELATVVMRPRGWHLDERHLVDADGRQVPGALVDFGLYFFHNAQRLLELGKGPYFYLPKTESYLEARLWNDVFVFAQDYVGIPQGTIRATVLIETITAAYEMEEILYELRDHASGLNAGRWDYLFSIVKNFRDGGPRFVLPDRNAVTMTAPFMRAYTELLVRTCHKRGAHAIGGMAAFIPSRRDAEVNKVAFEKVRADKDREANDGFDGSWVAHPDLVPIAMESFDKVLGDKPNQKDRLREDVHVEAADLIAIDSLDARPTYAGLVNAVQVGMRYIEAWLRGNGAVAIFNLMEDAATAEISRSQIWQWINAGVEFENGEKATPELARKVAAEELENIREEIGAEAFAAGHWQQAHDLLLRVALDEDYAEFLTLPAYEQLQG; this is translated from the coding sequence ATGTCCGCACCAGCGCCGTCCCCGCTGGCCATCGTCGACGCCGAGCCCCTGCCCCGGCAGGAGGAGGTCCTGTCCGACGCGGCGCTCGCCTTCGTGGCGGAGCTGCACCGGCGGTTCACGCCGCGCCGCGACGAGCTCCTCGGCCGGCGCGCGCAGCGCCGCGCCGAGATCGCCCGCACCTCCACGCTCGACTTCCTCCCGGAGACGGCCGCCGTCCGCGCGGACGACTCCTGGAAGGTGGCCCCGGCCCCCGAGGCCCTCAATGACCGCCGGGTCGAGATCACCGGTCCCACCGACCGCAAGATGACCATCAACGCGCTCAACTCGGGAGCCCGGGTCTGGCTCGCCGACTTCGAGGACGCCTCCGCCCCCACCTGGGAGAACGTCGTCCTCGGCCAGCTCAACCTGATCGACGCGTACGCCCGCCGCATCGACTTCACCGACCCCGGCTCCGGCAAGTCGTACGCCCTGCGCCCGAACGACGAACTCGCCACGGTCGTCATGCGCCCGCGCGGCTGGCACCTGGACGAGCGCCACCTCGTCGACGCCGACGGCAGGCAGGTCCCCGGCGCCCTCGTCGACTTCGGCCTGTACTTCTTCCACAACGCCCAGCGCCTGCTCGAGCTCGGCAAGGGCCCGTACTTCTACCTGCCCAAGACGGAGTCGTATCTGGAGGCACGCCTCTGGAACGACGTGTTCGTCTTCGCCCAGGACTACGTCGGCATCCCGCAGGGCACCATCCGCGCCACCGTCCTGATCGAGACGATCACGGCGGCGTACGAGATGGAGGAGATCCTCTACGAACTCCGCGACCACGCTTCGGGGTTGAACGCCGGTCGCTGGGACTACCTGTTCTCCATCGTCAAGAACTTCCGTGACGGCGGGCCCAGGTTCGTGCTGCCGGACCGCAACGCGGTCACGATGACCGCCCCCTTCATGCGGGCGTACACCGAACTCCTGGTCCGCACCTGCCACAAGCGCGGCGCGCACGCGATCGGCGGCATGGCGGCGTTCATCCCGTCCCGCCGGGACGCGGAGGTCAACAAGGTGGCCTTCGAGAAGGTCCGCGCCGACAAGGACCGCGAGGCGAACGACGGCTTCGACGGCTCCTGGGTCGCCCACCCCGACCTGGTGCCGATCGCGATGGAGTCCTTCGACAAGGTCCTCGGCGACAAACCGAACCAGAAGGACCGCCTGCGCGAGGACGTCCACGTCGAGGCCGCCGACCTGATCGCGATCGACTCGCTCGACGCCAGGCCGACGTATGCGGGCCTGGTCAACGCCGTGCAGGTCGGCATGCGTTACATCGAGGCCTGGCTGCGCGGCAACGGCGCGGTCGCCATCTTCAACCTCATGGAGGACGCGGCCACCGCCGAGATCTCCCGCTCGCAGATCTGGCAGTGGATCAACGCGGGCGTCGAGTTCGAGAACGGCGAGAAGGCGACGCCGGAGCTCGCCCGCAAGGTCGCCGCCGAAGAACTGGAGAACATCCGCGAGGAGATCGGCGCCGAAGCCTTCGCCGCCGGCCACTGGCAGCAGGCCCACGACCTGCTCCTGCGGGTCGCCCTCGACGAGGACTACGCCGAGTTCCTGACGCTGCCGGCGTACGAGCAGCTCCAGGGCTGA
- a CDS encoding nucleotidyltransferase family protein produces MTRTEDEVAALVLAAGGGRRLGGRPKALLTHRGRPLIEHAVGVLRAAGCERVHVVLGARAGAVRKQADLGGCVVVENPDWEQGMGSSLRAGLDSLAGTGARAALVLLVDQPGIGARAVARVRAAYRDEGSLASAAYDGVRGHPVLFGAAHWAGIAASATGDRGARAYLKAHDDALTLVECGDVAQAYDIDTEADLGHLE; encoded by the coding sequence ATGACACGCACAGAGGACGAGGTCGCCGCGCTGGTTCTGGCCGCGGGCGGTGGGCGGCGGCTCGGCGGGCGGCCCAAGGCCCTGCTCACCCACCGGGGACGGCCGTTGATCGAACACGCGGTCGGGGTGCTGCGGGCGGCCGGATGCGAGCGCGTGCACGTGGTGCTGGGCGCCCGGGCCGGCGCCGTACGCAAGCAGGCGGATCTGGGCGGCTGTGTGGTCGTGGAGAACCCGGACTGGGAGCAGGGGATGGGGTCCTCGCTGCGGGCGGGGCTGGACTCGCTGGCCGGTACGGGCGCCCGGGCGGCGCTGGTCCTGCTCGTCGACCAGCCCGGCATCGGGGCCCGGGCGGTGGCCCGGGTGCGCGCCGCGTACCGGGACGAGGGATCGCTCGCCTCGGCGGCGTACGACGGCGTGCGCGGCCATCCCGTCCTCTTCGGCGCGGCCCACTGGGCGGGCATCGCGGCGAGTGCGACCGGCGACCGGGGGGCACGTGCCTATCTGAAGGCGCACGACGACGCGCTCACCCTTGTCGAGTGCGGGGACGTGGCACAGGCGTACGACATCGACACCGAGGCCGATCTGGGACACCTGGAGTGA
- a CDS encoding DUF5955 family protein, with translation MLRSLGQRAVTGSEEDPRVAELRTAVSRLRRELAIHPAEFADRAIAEDELAALAAMATHGVPEIPRLRRSLLLIAGSIGSVSALARGLSEVRAAVDLFGEPPRGR, from the coding sequence GTGTTGCGGAGCTTGGGGCAGAGAGCGGTGACCGGCAGCGAAGAGGACCCGCGGGTGGCGGAACTGCGCACCGCCGTGTCGCGGTTGCGGCGCGAACTCGCCATCCATCCGGCGGAGTTCGCCGACCGTGCCATAGCCGAGGACGAACTCGCCGCCCTCGCCGCGATGGCCACGCACGGCGTCCCCGAGATCCCGCGGCTGCGTCGCTCCCTGCTGCTGATCGCCGGATCGATCGGCTCGGTCAGTGCTCTGGCGCGCGGCCTGTCGGAGGTCCGTGCCGCGGTGGATCTCTTCGGTGAGCCGCCGCGCGGGAGGTGA